A section of the Pseudorasbora parva isolate DD20220531a chromosome 2, ASM2467924v1, whole genome shotgun sequence genome encodes:
- the si:ch211-198p11.6 gene encoding uncharacterized protein si:ch211-198p11.6, whose translation MAVSVWALSLPLPAIIMISVGLYMMVLAAVLWCHHCLKAKCDLQCSDCCAGFSPCGYCLVCAQSCDCRPPSLRSCLDYSCPSPNCVMWDCACTCQPPECDSINCFCFEIKFK comes from the exons ATG GCTGTTTCAGTGtgggctctctctctcccgctgcctGCCATCATCATGATCTCTGTGGGGCTCTATATGATGGTCCTTGCGGCTGTGCTGTGGTGTCATCACTGTCTCAAG GCCAAGTGTGATCTACAGTGTTCAGATTGCTGTGCAGGTTTCTCTCCTTGTGGGTACTGTTTAGTGTGTGCCCAGTCGTGTGACTGTCGTCCGCCCTCTTTGCGATCCTGCCTGGACTACTCCTGCCCCTCCCCTAAT TGTGTGATGTGGGATTGTGCTTGTACCTGTCAACCACCAGAGTGTGACTCCATCAACTGCTTCTGCTTTGAGATCAAGTTTAAGTAG
- the LOC137043181 gene encoding uncharacterized protein, with product MFIASSMPGLLLRQARGTRDLNFIYQVTCTTTRVVLKDSSPVELIEHSCTCVAGAALCNHCVALLFQSAHYSELNMSVVPPVLSCTEGEQQWHKPRTLGIKPGPVEKMVVLSAKPKCRATTEGVRSTLYKGLTGDLPDLSVLQVKEVYKDFSIAEAPMICSLGVSCEIPLVDSALGKVQAGSPLSYQQPAIANRNLSFHAAPPQPSVPLQNYRLQPSSCMYVCTEPQQLHCKSLEVTWDMAHKYECATRDQSSCTEWHQLRRHRLTASRFREICQVRENTEEGLANRILQGTRQTAAMKRGLELEADAIWEYCQMKRVNHYPCGLVIHPDAPWLGASPDGLIFDPSEQCQFGLVEIKCPNVKSYVDCPYLKMKAGKLELKPTHAYYWQIQGQMLLTGMIWCDFVVSAEEDILIQRIYRDNDVLDVIREKVDRFYFYVYIQKCLLQE from the exons ATGTTCATCGCATCGTCGATGCCTGGTCTCCTGCTCCGACAAGCAAGAGGGACAAGGGAtttaaactttatatatcaAGTTACCTGCACAACTACGAGG GTGGTGTTGAAAGACTCAAGTCCTGTGGAGCTTATTGAACACAGCTGCACATGTGTTGCTGGAGCTGCATTATGCAACCACTGTGTTGCTTTGCTGTTCCAGTCAGCACATTACTCTGAACTGAATATGTCAGTGGTCCCTCCTGTGCTAAGCTGTACTGAAGGGGAACAGCAGTGGCACAAGCCCAGAACTTTG GGTATTAAGCCAGGCCCTGTGGAAAAGATGGTCGTGCTGTCTGCTAAGCCAAAGTGTAGAGCAACAACTGAGGGTGTAAG GAGCACACTCTACAAAGGCCTGACTGGAGATCTACCTGATCTATCCGTCCTTCAG GTGAAAGAGGTATATAAAGATTTCTCTATAGCTGAGGCACCGATGATCTGCAGCTTGGGCGTCAGCTGTGAAATTCCCCTGGTCGACTCTGCCCTGGGCAAGGTTCAAGCTGGTAGTCCCTTGTCCTACCAACAACCTGCAATAGCAAACCGAAACCTCTCCTTCCATGCTGCCCCACCACAACCATCTGTGCCTCTTCAGAACTACCGCCTACAGCCATCTAGTTGCATGTATGTCTGTACTGAACCACAACAGCTACACTGTAAGAGTCTGGAGGTCACCTGGGACATGGCACACAAATATGAATGTGCTACCAGAGACCAAAGTTCATGTACTGAATGGCATCAGCTAAGGAGGCATAGACTGACTGCCTCACGGTTTCGGGAGATCTGCCAGGTTCGAGAGAACACAGAAGAAGGTCTGGCGAACCGGATACTGCAAGGGACCCGGCAGACGGCAGCTATGAAGAGGGGGCTCGAATTGGAGGCAGATGCAATTTGGGAATATTGCCAAATGAAAAGGGTCAACCACTACCCCTGTGGATTAGTAATTCACCCTGATGCTCCTTGGCTGGGTGCATCACCAGACGGGTTAATCTTTGACCCTTCAGAGCAATGTCAGTTTGGGCTGGTTGAGATTAAATGCCCAAATGTTAAAAGCTATGTCGACTGCCCATATCTGAAAATGAAGGCAGGCAAATTGGAGCTAAAACCAACACATGCTTACTACTGGCAAATACAGGGGCAGATGTTATTAACAGGGATGATTTGGTGTGATTTTGTTGTTTCAGCCGAGGAAGACATACTCATCCAAAGAATTTACAGAGACAATGATGTCTTGGATGTGATCAGAGAGAAAGTAGACAGGTTTTATTTCTATGTCTACATACAGAAATGTCTGCTTCAGGAGTAG